The genomic DNA TCCGTCTCCATGCCATCACGGGTGATGAAACCAAGGTTTGAATTGTAGTAGTCAAGTATTTGAAATGTAGGAACCAAGTGTTTCTATTTTCTTCACCCTGTAGGTATAACAATattgttctttttttcttttattctgCAGTTTAAGCTTTGCAAGGTTAGGTCTGTCCAGTTTGGCCAGAAAGGCATTCCATACCTCAATACATATGATGGGCGTACTATCCGCTACCCAGACCCTCTGATCAAGGCTAATGACACCATCAAGCTGGACCTTGAGAGCAACAAAATTGTTAATTTCATCAAGTTTGATGTCGGAAATGTTGTCATGGTGACTGGAGGAAGGAACAGAGGCCGTGTGGGAGTGATTAAGAACAGGGAGAAGCACAAGGGTAGCTTTGAGACAATCCACGTTCAAGATGCTGCTGGGCATGAGTTTGCAACTCGTCTTGGTAATGTGTTCACAATTGGAAAAGGAACGAAGCCATGGGTATCCCTTCCCAAGGGCAAGGGTATTAAGTTGTCCATCATTGAGGAAGCTAGGAAGAGGCTTGCAGCCCAAAATGCTGCTTGAACATTAACACAAGATATCTAGATGTCTTGCTGCTGTAGTTTATTCTGGAGTTACTAGATTTCTTGCATTTGGTtaagaagaaaattttgagaactATTTTCTTCTTGCAATTTTAAATTGTTCGGTTGGGTAATGTTAGTGAACTTACAAGGCTATATTTTAAATGAATGCTTGGACTTGGATGCTTTCGTGAATATGTTAATGCTttgattaattatagaattatctTTGGGGAAATGCAAATGGTTCCAAATCACATTGTTCTTCCACATTTACTCAACGCCTTCAAAAACCAAGCTGTTTATTGTCTCTTACATGGCAATGTTAAGGGGCTACCACAATGACATATAGATATAGATATTCTACAACAATTTATTCTTCTCCACTACCTATCCCtcatcatatatgtatatatagtagaACATCTGTGAAGCACTAAAACAACAGAAAGATGCAGCATTTAGATGGTGATTATGGGCAGCATCACGCCCCTTCGTGGAGTAGCATTTGATCGAAGTGCCACACACCTACAAGCCAATTGCACTCGGTTATTACAAAGTAACTGAAACATTATCAACccaatgattttatgaaaacaaaTGATACATATAGCTTGCAAAGCTTACCATGTCCTTTTCCAACCCGCCTTAATTGAGAAACATAATCTGATATCTTCTTAATGGCTTCAACCTGAAAACTTGAGATAATTAGAAATTGTGGGTGTTTGAAAGATTTCTTTTTTGGATACTAAGAATGAAAGTGAACTCACCTGCTCAGCTAAAAATTCGCTTTCGATGAAATCGGCCATCTGAGCATCATTGTTTTGCACCGCGACCTGTTAAATTAAGACGATTAGATTAGTTGTAGACGCACACATCTCATCTACTACACCTATGCCGTATGGCTATAAGTTTAGAAACAATTAGTGTTACATCGTGCAGGCACAAAAGCTTCTCGTTTGTCAGCTTCTCCAAGGACAATGCTAATTCCATAGCTGAACTCAACAAAGAAGGCAAAAGTTAATAGATCATAGAAACAACATTTAAACAAACTCTAACAGCAAAATTATGAGATATTGAGAACTATGAAGCAATTAGCATTGCATTCGAGAGCCGAAAAGAGACCAGAATAAACGTGTAAGAGGGACACCGACTCACCGTATAGTGCATCTCCCTTCTCAGCATGATCAAACTCTGAAGGGGGCATCAGAATAGAGTGTAGTTTTACTCTTCCACCTCGTTTGTTCTAATTAAACAGTTGAAATTAATAATTCTATTATATTTATATGCTCCCATTCCaatatataatatgaaaaaaaaaacctgggTTAAGTGCACCAATGTCTTCAAACTATGACTCGGATTCTAAATCGATCCCTAAACTTTATAATGTTCTAATTAAGTCTTCAAAGAATCAAATATTCTATAAACCAAATCCTTCCATTAGCTTAACATCAACTTTGACCTTCAAACTATGACTCGGATTCTAAATCGATCCCTAAACTTTATAATGTTCTAATTAAGTCTTCAAAGTATCAATATTTTATAAACCAAATCCTTCCATTAGCCTAACATCAACTCTGACCTTAAATGCTAGTTTAGATTTGACATGGACCATATTTAAAGCAGTGGCCTACCTCTTTAAAATGGAAGTTTTTCATTTacacattttataatttataaaattttaaaattaatcttttaaaattataaaaataaattatttaaattgtaaaattatatttttattatcgtaaaaatatatGAATAACTCGAGCCAGATATGTTAAAGAGAATAAATAGTGTTaggattattttttttaatacatTAGATTCAAATTATCTATGCAATGGTAAGTTAAActctatattttaaatatgatacatatcaTATCTGAGCTAACATTGATGACCAAACTAATAGATAGACAAATAGAAAGATAAATTTAAAACCTGGGCCATAGTTTGAATACGCTTGGTGTGACTAACCCAAAAAGAAATAGACATGAAAGAAAACCTGATATTCCATCAGCTTCTCTGCATGCTCTCTTTCTTCTTCACTTGATTCCTTGAAGAATCTGATGACaacaatataaaaattttatcatgTCATACAGTgatacagatatatatatattaaaaaaataactttGGAGAGCTTCTTGTTGTTATAATCTTACTTGGCAAAGCCTTTGAGCGCAACGTTGTCTCTGTCGAAGTAAGCATACAACGAGTGGTACACATAGGAAACGTTGTACTCCACACTGTCACACAAAATAAATAACCACCCCTATAAATCAAGAAACTGATAAAAATATCAAAACAGGAAGCAGCACAACTCACTTGATTTGCTCATTGATGGCGGCTTCACAGGCATCAGCATATTTCTGGCGAGCCAGCGAAAGATGAGGAGCGATTGGGATGTCAAGTTCCTCCTTTTTCACCTCTTCAAAAGGCTGGAACACTACCCCTGTAAGTGCATGATTGTCGGTTCCTATGGATGCATAAACACCCAAAGCCCTTCCATGTTTTCTGGGCAGAAAACTCAAagcagatgatgatgatgatgttatAGGGGAGCCCTTAAGGGAACAAATTAGATTATCCCCTTGCTTGGCTTGCACACACAAAGATGAAACTGGTCTCAAAAGCATTGTGGAGAGATTTTTAGGAATGGAGAAGAAATGAAGGAAGATTGTTGATTGAGGGTGGAGGGGGAGATATCATATATAGAAGAAGAGGTCGGTGGAGTACTCACTGTTGCAAGAGTTCCGGAGTGGATGGCATTCGTTCTGGACCATCGGATTGGAAATTAAGTGGACGATCATGGTTGCAACACGTAAGCAGGCGTGTGGCGAACCCGTGGTCTATCCAATTGAATAAGCTTTTGTGGGACTTCCAGCCCCCGTATATTCTTTCCACATTGCGATCTCTGCGTCATCACTTAGCTGTCCATGTGATGAGATGAACGTGTTGTTAACTTTTCTCAGTTGCTCGAATCTTCCACGTAATCATCTTCTTGGCTTTTTCCTTCTTACAATCAATCTCAATGAACATCAATTCTTCATTACCACTTACTTTGTTACCATTTCTAATAACATTTTAATCCCTCTACTATTCATTTTAATCCCTACACATGGTTAATTTTACCATAACTTACTAGTTTTGAAAACAAATAGAAAAATGGTGATTAATGTGAACCAAATTAGATATAATTTAAACAAGACAATTATCTTTAAAACAAttgaatttaaaacaaatttagCAAAAATAAATCTCTTTTATATCTACTCTTTCTTTAAAActgttatttaatttttaaatttaatatttaatttaatgtcGCATCAATCATCATTAAACTATGTCGTTAGATTAATAAAAAGTTAATGTATAGGGATTAAAACATTAACTTCTCAAACATACAAAGCTTAAAATGTTTCTTTTAATAGTATCGAGGCTCAATTAGTTTGGATTATAGTATAATTACTCTTAATTGTTGCATTTAATCAACTAAATATTCTTAATAGGTAAAATATTTTAGTGAATAAGATTTTGACTGGTCAACTAGTAATATAGAGTAGggtttatcttttagaatttaagatGAAAAATATAGAGAGGTAGTCCTAAGATTTATTTGTGAAGAAGGTTTATAttttaaaagattttaaaaaataaaaaaaattattactaagagagttttttttgtaaaatattaattttattataggttcTTATCATATTTGCTCTTTTGATAAAAAAAGTCTCCTCTAACCCTTAAATAGGGATAATATACTTCAGCGTACTTATTCTCATATTGACAATAATGCCGATATCAACCAAGTTAAAACTCAATCGATCAGAAATTTATAGTTTTATTGGTAGAAAGCTTGCATATTATAATAATTGTATCAAGATATAGCCAAAAAAATTAttgtattaagagaataatcttaTCCTATTTAAAGCATGGACGTAAGCGAAAGTAACGGAACAATTGTTatgataaatttaatttggaatcCCGTACTAATTTTGGGCAAGCGGAAGACTAGAAGGTTTGACAAATTGGAGAGTGTTAATTTTGTGTTTAGCAAAGACAAAATAGGCAGGGCTGGGTTTTTCCACACCCTAGAAAAAGTTGCTCTTATCTTTCTGTGTACACAAACTTCCCTTTGTAAGACAAATTCCAAGTCGTTTCATTGAAAGTTCAAAGTAAAAAATTACTATTTGATGCAAGTTTTGAATAATGGATGGTCGAAATTCTAACACCCAATAACATCATCTCTAAGTTAAACCTCAATTTTTCTTTTTATCCAATGAATAACTAGTTgaaatatcaaaatttaaattGGGTATTGATGATGAAGGGCTTTAGTTAGTCAAGCTCAATTGCAGCATGGCCTGAATGTAAGATTTTTGTTTAATGGCTTCATGCAACAGGCTCTACAATGGCCCAAATAGAGGGCAAAATCAGTGCCCCTATCAAACTGAAGTAGAGAAATGGGCTTTCTTATCTTTTTAAAGAGGAAAGCTGTTGTTTTAGGATCAGTTACGCAAAGAATCTAACGCTCACACAAAGCGAAGCACGGATTTGACTCGCATATTACACTTGGTTGCCAGCCGCTGAGGAGGGGACCTTTTTTGCCTTTTGCAACACATTCAGACAAATGCACCATTCCACTTATGCTTTTCGTTGGAGTTACTGCTTTCGGCCAAAGAGAGCTTATGGACACCACACCACCATACCCACTTGATGTTAAGCCCACAACTCCCTCTCAACCAGGTTATTACTTTCTCAAGTTAAAATTTACAACTATatgttattaaaaatattaaattattaattattataaacacttaattaaataattaattcaattcaaactaacctatatataattacacaaatgaaattttattgagTGTTTTAGCGTGACTATCCTTCAAAGGGAGTTAAATTCTCGatttatatgatgttttatatgaTGTAGTCTTTGTTCTTGAATGTATCGTCTTAAGTAGGCCCCCATGCATGTCAACACGTACCTTAAGATTAACATGTGTTCTCTAGGTGCGTGTTCACCTACATGATAGTGCGAATCCACCCCATGCGAGTTCATAAGAGAATGCGAACTCATCATGAGCGAACTCCAATATGTGAACTATGCAGAGGCAAAGGCAAAACAATTTTTAGGGGGGTTGAAtgccattttaattttttatagtctatatctttataatttataaaggactaaatcgaattttTCTAACTTTAAGAGGGTCaaaatataactttatattttttaatttaaaattataaaaaaagaatagaaaattTAAATAACAAATTTCCATTTTAGAAGGAACCAAAGCTCATACTAACCGCCTTTAGAACTATGCAAGCTACGAATTAATCCTAGTCAGACAACTAAATAACGAATCAAAAATAACGAACACAGTAACAAACTTAAATCTAGAATGTTTATTTAAACCACCCAATGAAATGAATTGGGACAAActtttccaaaaataaaattaaaattgaattgcGACGGACAATGATGGATGAAAATCCAATGATTCAAGTTTGTTCTTGCAGCATAAAATGGATTAGACGGCTTGCAGGCTTGTGGACAACACACGGCTCCTCGACAAGGATGGTGCTAATAAGTTATTTGaattttacattaaaaaaaaaatagattcaATTCGATAATTATCTACagaaaattcaattttaataatttaaattattagtcTAAGCAAATTCAAATGCTACAATACTCTATTCTACTTGTATatcaatttaattaaacttttcattttaatatattttatattataaaattaaatttttatccttaaaaattaactattaataaatttgaacTTAAAACGATTAAACTTAAATACaaacttaaaaattaatattCAATCAATCTCgaattaaatattaaactttaaattttaaatcaaatttgagTTTAAAATTTTCACTATCCAAATTCCATTCATTTCGATTCTACCTTTTTCCGTAGAAACCTTTTATATGAGAAAGTGTTGAAGGCCTTATGGGTGAGTCGTGACCGCCCAATAATCTAATCCTACAACTGTGAATtgataatattaaaaatgtaTTCTTAAATCTCCCTTATTTATAGG from Gossypium arboreum isolate Shixiya-1 chromosome 9, ASM2569848v2, whole genome shotgun sequence includes the following:
- the LOC108453225 gene encoding 40S ribosomal protein S4-like, translating into MARGLKKHLKRLNAPRHWMLDKLGGAFAPKPSSGPHKSRECLPLILILRNRLKYALTYREVIAILMQRHVMVDGKVRTDKTYPAGFMDVVSIPKTNEDFRLLYDTKGRFRLHAITGDETKFKLCKVRSVQFGQKGIPYLNTYDGRTIRYPDPLIKANDTIKLDLESNKIVNFIKFDVGNVVMVTGGRNRGRVGVIKNREKHKGSFETIHVQDAAGHEFATRLGNVFTIGKGTKPWVSLPKGKGIKLSIIEEARKRLAAQNAA
- the LOC108453226 gene encoding ferritin-3, chloroplastic-like gives rise to the protein MLLRPVSSLCVQAKQGDNLICSLKGSPITSSSSSALSFLPRKHGRALGVYASIGTDNHALTGVVFQPFEEVKKEELDIPIAPHLSLARQKYADACEAAINEQINVEYNVSYVYHSLYAYFDRDNVALKGFAKFFKESSEEEREHAEKLMEYQNKRGGRVKLHSILMPPSEFDHAEKGDALYAMELALSLEKLTNEKLLCLHDVAVQNNDAQMADFIESEFLAEQVEAIKKISDYVSQLRRVGKGHGVWHFDQMLLHEGA